A single genomic interval of Chryseobacterium paludis harbors:
- a CDS encoding SusC/RagA family TonB-linked outer membrane protein, producing the protein MRNFTTVLKIAPAFLLAGTMVYAQDSVTKEKKIEEVVLIGYGKQKKSDLTGSITSVSSKDFNGGATSAGQLIQGKTPGVQITNNSGAPGSGTAIRIRGTASLNGNNSPLIVIDGVPQDFVGVNGAADPLSLINPNDIETFDILKDASATAIYGNRATNGVILITTKKGTAGRFRVNFSTVASVSTKMGNVDVLDANQFRDFVNTYAPAGYKTKLGNANTNWQDQIYQAAWGTDNNIALSGGIKGLPYRLSLGYNEQNGIVKTNSFRRTSVGLNLNPKFFDNHLSVNVSTKGTFTDNRFVDGGVIKTATYFDPTQPVYSGNSNFGGYYEWLDAGSVNGTNVNANSNPLGMINGIHDVSSVLRGLGNIQLDYKFHFLPDLHFNVNAGYDYTRSDGQKKVSALYRPGVNDMGSSTIFRMEKKNKLLETYFNYVKNISSINTGVDVTAGYSYQDFRTIIPGSINYKGNAPTKINNDFETQNTLISFYGRAIFTIANKYIVSGSIRRDGSSRFFNGTRDNLWGNFPGVSVAWKLNEESFIKSVSSISTLKLRAGWGKTGQQELPGLDGNKPFNYPAYAAYNPSNDGAYYQFGNQYYYMFRPNIYNPNLTWETTTTKNLGIDYGFLNNRIFGSIDLFQKDTEKLLVLSPIAAGDLSNQNLLNVGNMKNKGIEGSITVIPIKNQNTTWEVNFNATHYKPEVTNLLERADASFNIPVGGIEGGSGNTIQAHAVGYAPNAFWVYQQVYDNNGKPLNGAYVDRNGDGIINTSDKYYYKSTTPDAILGFSTKVSYKDWDFGLSARAVLGNYVYNNAASNSSLQSASTNEYLQNVYSTAPAYQFSLPQYFSDIYVENASFLRLDNINVGYNFGEVFSKGSSLRVYGMAQNVFVITKYSGIDPEVFNGIDNGYYQMPRIYSLGLNFQF; encoded by the coding sequence TTGAGAAATTTTACAACAGTATTAAAAATTGCGCCTGCCTTTTTACTAGCTGGTACAATGGTTTATGCACAAGACTCTGTTACTAAAGAAAAGAAAATAGAGGAAGTTGTATTGATTGGATATGGAAAGCAGAAGAAATCAGATCTTACAGGTTCCATAACTTCAGTATCTTCAAAAGATTTCAACGGAGGTGCTACATCCGCAGGCCAGCTGATACAAGGGAAGACTCCAGGTGTACAAATTACGAATAATAGTGGTGCTCCCGGATCTGGAACAGCGATAAGAATTAGGGGAACGGCTTCTTTAAATGGTAATAACTCACCACTCATCGTTATTGATGGTGTTCCACAGGACTTTGTGGGAGTTAATGGTGCAGCTGATCCTTTATCATTGATCAACCCAAATGATATTGAAACATTTGATATTTTAAAAGATGCATCCGCAACAGCTATTTATGGTAACCGTGCAACTAATGGTGTTATCTTAATAACCACAAAGAAAGGAACTGCAGGTAGATTCAGAGTTAATTTCTCTACGGTTGCTTCGGTTTCTACAAAAATGGGGAATGTAGATGTTTTAGATGCTAACCAGTTCAGGGATTTTGTAAATACCTATGCTCCTGCAGGGTATAAAACGAAACTAGGGAATGCAAATACGAACTGGCAAGATCAAATTTATCAGGCAGCATGGGGTACAGATAATAACATTGCATTATCGGGTGGAATCAAAGGCTTGCCATACCGTTTATCACTTGGTTATAACGAGCAGAATGGTATTGTAAAAACCAATTCGTTTAGAAGGACATCGGTAGGCTTGAATTTAAACCCCAAGTTTTTTGATAATCACTTATCCGTAAATGTAAGTACAAAAGGAACTTTTACTGATAACCGATTCGTAGATGGTGGTGTGATTAAAACAGCAACTTATTTCGATCCCACACAACCTGTGTATTCAGGGAATTCTAATTTTGGAGGGTATTATGAATGGCTTGATGCCGGATCTGTAAATGGTACGAATGTAAATGCTAACTCAAATCCATTAGGAATGATTAATGGAATTCATGATGTTTCATCAGTTTTAAGAGGATTAGGAAATATCCAGTTAGATTATAAATTTCATTTTCTGCCAGACTTACATTTTAATGTAAATGCTGGTTATGATTATACCAGAAGTGACGGACAGAAAAAAGTAAGTGCACTGTACAGACCCGGAGTGAACGATATGGGAAGTTCTACCATCTTTAGAATGGAGAAAAAGAATAAGCTATTGGAAACTTATTTTAATTACGTTAAAAATATTTCTTCAATTAATACGGGAGTTGATGTTACTGCAGGTTATTCATACCAGGATTTTCGAACTATTATTCCCGGATCTATCAATTACAAAGGAAATGCCCCAACCAAAATTAATAATGATTTTGAAACCCAAAATACATTAATATCTTTTTATGGAAGAGCAATATTTACTATAGCAAACAAATACATTGTTTCAGGATCTATAAGAAGAGATGGATCTTCGCGTTTTTTTAATGGAACAAGAGATAATTTATGGGGTAACTTCCCAGGAGTATCGGTAGCTTGGAAGTTAAATGAAGAGAGCTTTATCAAAAGTGTTTCTTCAATAAGTACCTTGAAACTAAGAGCAGGTTGGGGGAAAACAGGACAGCAGGAGTTACCTGGGTTAGATGGCAATAAACCATTCAATTATCCGGCTTATGCAGCATATAATCCAAGTAATGATGGTGCTTACTATCAATTTGGTAATCAATACTATTACATGTTTAGACCTAATATTTATAATCCTAATCTTACTTGGGAAACAACAACAACTAAGAATTTAGGAATAGATTATGGATTTTTAAATAATAGAATCTTTGGTTCCATAGATTTGTTCCAGAAGGATACTGAAAAGTTACTGGTTCTTTCTCCAATTGCTGCAGGAGACTTAAGTAATCAAAACCTACTTAATGTAGGAAATATGAAAAATAAAGGAATTGAAGGGAGTATTACTGTAATTCCTATTAAAAATCAGAATACCACTTGGGAGGTCAATTTTAATGCAACTCATTATAAACCGGAGGTCACTAATCTTCTGGAAAGAGCTGATGCAAGTTTTAATATTCCTGTCGGAGGAATCGAGGGTGGATCAGGAAATACCATTCAGGCTCATGCTGTAGGGTATGCACCAAATGCTTTCTGGGTTTATCAACAGGTTTACGACAACAACGGAAAGCCTTTGAATGGAGCATATGTTGATAGAAATGGTGATGGAATAATAAATACTTCAGATAAGTATTATTATAAATCTACAACACCCGATGCAATTTTAGGATTCTCTACCAAAGTTTCTTATAAAGATTGGGATTTTGGATTAAGCGCAAGAGCAGTATTAGGTAATTATGTTTATAATAATGCAGCTTCAAACAGTTCATTGCAGTCAGCATCTACAAATGAATATTTACAAAATGTATATTCAACAGCACCTGCTTATCAATTTTCACTACCCCAATATTTTTCAGATATATATGTGGAAAATGCTTCATTCTTAAGATTAGACAATATTAATGTCGGATATAATTTTGGAGAAGTATTCTCTAAAGGAAGTAGTTTAAGAGTGTATGGTATGGCACAGAATGTTTTTGTGATTACAAAATATTCTGGGATTGATCCCGAGGTTTTCAACGGGATAGACAATGGTTATTATCAAATGCCTAGAATTTATTCATTGGGTCTTAATTTTCAATTTTAA
- a CDS encoding nuclear transport factor 2 family protein: MKKITIIYTLIFLVLNFSHFSAQSKDAKFEKDKTDISTMLDGFNVAAAKADFNAYFNYFADESTFIGTDASEVWDKKAFMIWAKPYFDKKKTWNFTSLKRNVYFSKDGKLAWFDELLDTQMKICRGSGVVEKINGSWKVKQYVLSITVPNDVVDKVVAEKAPIEDVLLQQLKTK, encoded by the coding sequence ATGAAAAAAATTACAATCATTTATACACTGATATTTTTAGTGTTAAATTTTAGCCATTTCTCGGCACAATCTAAAGACGCCAAATTTGAAAAAGATAAAACCGATATCAGTACTATGCTTGATGGTTTCAATGTAGCAGCTGCGAAAGCAGATTTTAATGCTTATTTCAATTACTTTGCTGATGAATCTACGTTCATAGGAACCGATGCAAGCGAAGTTTGGGATAAAAAAGCATTTATGATTTGGGCTAAACCGTATTTTGACAAAAAGAAAACATGGAATTTTACTTCTCTTAAAAGGAATGTCTATTTCAGTAAGGACGGTAAACTGGCATGGTTTGATGAATTATTAGATACTCAGATGAAAATCTGTCGTGGTTCGGGTGTTGTAGAAAAAATAAACGGAAGTTGGAAAGTGAAGCAATATGTTCTTTCTATAACGGTTCCGAATGATGTAGTAGATAAAGTGGTTGCTGAAAAAGCACCTATTGAAGATGTGCTTTTACAGCAATTAAAAACCAAATAA
- a CDS encoding SusE domain-containing protein — translation MKHFLKIIAVAFVALLIISCEKDEDQAIINEVNQAKISSDKTTVVLNEVTSGDAVINFTWTKPTFNIAVVTQQQIEFGVKGKGFKDSSTFDVSNDLIKSPMTHAQMNAAMYSCGAIPDVSNQIEIRLKTIVGSGFFYSNVINVTVTPYTPNPDLVYPKINVPGAYAGAAGYADWTPGNSPNLFSPEKDGKYRGFIYVTTLASDKGKYKFAINQNWPGNKGDDGTNTGKLKVDGSDITASAVGTHYLKVDWSANTYSAVAANFGIIGDATPTGWNSDTDFVYNPATKKYEIASIQLSSTGLFKFRANDDWAIKFQPANADQTLVSGTAVQTYLNIEDTVTGDSGYKVTVAGNYKIELDLHNSADYKLKITKL, via the coding sequence ATGAAACATTTTTTAAAAATAATAGCCGTAGCTTTTGTTGCTCTGTTGATTATTTCCTGTGAAAAAGATGAAGATCAGGCTATAATAAATGAAGTAAATCAAGCTAAGATTTCTTCCGATAAAACTACTGTTGTACTAAATGAAGTTACTTCAGGAGATGCAGTGATTAATTTTACCTGGACAAAGCCGACATTTAATATAGCTGTTGTAACGCAACAGCAAATAGAATTTGGAGTTAAAGGAAAAGGTTTTAAAGACAGTTCTACTTTTGATGTCAGTAATGATTTAATAAAGTCTCCTATGACCCATGCTCAAATGAATGCAGCAATGTATAGTTGTGGGGCAATTCCAGATGTTTCGAATCAGATAGAAATTAGATTAAAGACAATTGTAGGATCCGGATTTTTTTACTCAAATGTAATTAATGTAACGGTAACACCTTATACTCCAAACCCAGATTTAGTTTATCCTAAAATAAATGTACCGGGAGCATATGCCGGAGCAGCAGGATATGCAGATTGGACTCCTGGAAATTCTCCCAATTTGTTTTCACCTGAAAAAGATGGGAAATACAGAGGTTTCATTTATGTTACTACTTTAGCAAGTGATAAGGGCAAATATAAATTTGCAATCAATCAAAATTGGCCTGGTAATAAAGGAGATGATGGCACGAATACAGGTAAATTAAAAGTGGACGGTTCGGATATAACTGCAAGTGCTGTTGGAACTCATTATCTAAAAGTAGATTGGAGTGCAAATACCTATTCTGCTGTAGCAGCTAATTTTGGAATTATCGGAGATGCTACGCCTACTGGCTGGAATTCAGATACTGATTTTGTTTATAATCCTGCTACTAAAAAATATGAAATAGCTTCAATTCAATTGTCAAGCACGGGTTTGTTTAAATTCAGAGCTAATGACGATTGGGCTATAAAATTTCAACCAGCAAATGCTGATCAGACTTTAGTGTCGGGGACTGCAGTTCAGACCTACCTAAATATTGAAGATACTGTAACTGGTGATTCAGGATATAAAGTGACAGTTGCAGGTAATTATAAAATAGAATTAGATCTGCATAATTCTGCTGATTACAAATTAAAGATTACAAAATTATAA
- a CDS encoding RagB/SusD family nutrient uptake outer membrane protein codes for MKSNRNFKNIFLTASVIGLLSVTSCVNDLEREPITDATSANVYKDFGNYPNILAKLYGGLAMGGQVSGDGANYPDTDINGINGGFSQYTRLMYTMNVISTDEAVIAWNDGNLHTIHKMTWDSSNEFIAALYYRIFTEIAFCNEFLRNVTDEKLAENNITGDNLAQAKYMRTEARFLRAQSYYHALDMFGNVPFVKEDYLPGSTNPPQRIERAALFNFVEQELLACSNDLKDPKANAYGRADKAAAWSLLARLYLNASVYTGTQRNNDCITYCNKVIAAGYSLKPKYGDLFLADNNVNNPEAIFTVNFDGVNTQTNGGTTYLVHAAIGGSMQAVNYGVNGGWGGLRTTKAFVAKFPANGADKRGNFFTTDQNLEINDLGSFNDGYAFVKFKNIKSNGVAGADKTWVEADIPLYRLADIYLMYAEATLRGGSGNIATAVGYINQLRERAYENTSGNVTSINLDFILDERSRELSWEMTRRTDLIRFGRYTTGDYLWPWKGNIKDGKAVESFRNLFPIPAKDLVANPNLIQNPGY; via the coding sequence ATGAAATCAAATAGAAATTTTAAAAATATATTTTTAACAGCGTCCGTTATCGGATTGCTATCTGTGACGTCATGTGTTAATGATCTTGAAAGAGAGCCTATTACAGATGCCACTTCTGCAAATGTTTATAAGGATTTTGGAAATTATCCTAATATTCTGGCAAAATTGTATGGTGGACTTGCTATGGGTGGTCAGGTAAGTGGAGATGGAGCAAACTATCCTGATACTGATATCAATGGTATTAATGGTGGTTTTTCTCAGTATACAAGATTGATGTATACTATGAATGTTATATCTACCGATGAAGCCGTAATCGCATGGAATGATGGTAACCTGCATACCATCCATAAGATGACCTGGGATTCTTCAAATGAGTTTATCGCAGCATTATATTATAGAATTTTTACAGAAATTGCTTTTTGTAACGAATTCTTGAGAAATGTAACAGATGAAAAATTAGCGGAGAATAATATTACGGGGGATAATTTAGCTCAGGCAAAATATATGCGTACTGAAGCAAGATTTTTAAGAGCACAATCTTATTACCACGCATTAGATATGTTTGGAAATGTACCTTTCGTAAAAGAAGATTACCTTCCGGGATCTACAAACCCACCTCAAAGAATTGAAAGGGCGGCTTTGTTTAATTTTGTTGAACAGGAATTATTGGCTTGTAGCAATGATTTGAAAGATCCAAAGGCAAATGCTTATGGAAGAGCAGACAAAGCAGCAGCCTGGTCATTATTGGCAAGATTGTATCTTAATGCGTCTGTATACACAGGAACACAAAGAAATAATGACTGTATCACATATTGTAATAAAGTGATAGCTGCTGGTTATTCTTTAAAACCTAAATACGGAGATTTATTTCTTGCAGACAATAATGTAAATAATCCTGAAGCTATTTTTACGGTTAACTTTGATGGTGTTAATACACAAACCAATGGTGGAACTACCTATTTGGTTCATGCTGCTATCGGAGGGTCAATGCAGGCTGTAAATTATGGTGTTAATGGCGGCTGGGGTGGTCTTAGAACTACAAAAGCATTTGTTGCTAAATTTCCGGCGAATGGTGCTGATAAGAGAGGTAATTTCTTTACCACAGATCAAAATCTTGAAATTAATGATTTAGGTTCATTTAATGATGGTTATGCTTTTGTCAAGTTTAAAAATATTAAAAGTAATGGTGTTGCCGGAGCAGACAAAACATGGGTTGAGGCTGATATTCCATTATACCGTTTAGCAGATATTTATTTAATGTATGCTGAAGCTACCCTTAGAGGGGGAAGTGGAAATATTGCTACAGCAGTTGGTTATATTAACCAATTAAGAGAGAGAGCTTACGAAAATACCAGTGGAAATGTTACTTCTATTAATTTAGATTTTATTTTGGATGAAAGATCCAGAGAATTATCGTGGGAGATGACCAGAAGAACTGATCTTATTCGTTTCGGAAGATATACTACAGGAGATTATTTATGGCCTTGGAAAGGAAATATAAAAGATGGAAAAGCAGTTGAAAGCTTTAGAAATCTTTTCCCAATTCCTGCAAAAGATCTTGTAGCTAATCCAAACCTGATTCAAAACCCTGGTTATTAA
- a CDS encoding glycoside hydrolase family 13 protein: MKKLYVILALSAVSFAFSQLKTLERVEPAFWWKGMKNPELQILVYGKNIAENEIELSDGIQIKDIQKVENPNYVFLTVNTNEIKVPNFKINMKKDRKNIASYSYELKQRESNSANRESFTSKDVMYLIMPDRFANGDEKNDSRPDLTEKANRNLPNGRHGGDLRGIINNLDYIQNLGATSVWLTPVTEDNEKVYSYHGYAQTDLYKIDGRYGTNEEYRELSRELNKRKMKLVLDYVTNHWGISHWMIKDLPTKDWIHWFDEGEKGFYRSNYKTTTQFDTNASEIDKKYALDGWFDKTMPDINQKNPLVLKYLIQNAIWWIEYAELGGFRVDTYPYNDKEAMAKWAKAITDEYPKFNIVGETWLYTAGQISAWQKDSKTGEAAHYNSNLPSVMDFMLYGDLPKAFNEKESWDSGLIKLYNVFTSDFLYPDINNVMVFFENHDTERWNEIFNANPEAYKMGLTVISTVRGIPQIYYGSEIGMRGNKEKGGDADIRRDFPGGWRSDQQNAFNPSAQTEKQKEFYEFTQKLLNWRKGKEVIHTGKTKNYIPQNNVFVYFRYNEKESVMVVLNNNEKEQILDLKRFAESLNHVQKGKDIISGKEFSLQSTMSIPAKASLIIELQK; encoded by the coding sequence ATGAAAAAACTATATGTAATATTGGCTCTTTCAGCGGTTTCTTTTGCGTTCTCACAATTAAAAACATTAGAAAGGGTGGAACCAGCCTTTTGGTGGAAAGGAATGAAAAATCCTGAACTTCAGATATTAGTGTATGGGAAAAATATTGCTGAGAATGAAATTGAGCTGTCAGATGGAATTCAAATAAAAGATATTCAGAAAGTTGAGAATCCAAACTATGTTTTTCTTACGGTCAATACAAACGAAATTAAAGTTCCTAATTTTAAGATCAACATGAAAAAGGATAGGAAAAATATAGCATCTTATTCTTATGAACTCAAACAAAGAGAATCAAATTCGGCAAATCGGGAATCTTTTACCTCCAAAGATGTGATGTACCTTATCATGCCTGACCGTTTTGCTAATGGAGATGAAAAGAACGATTCACGACCTGATCTCACCGAAAAAGCCAATAGAAACCTTCCCAATGGAAGACATGGCGGAGATCTTCGGGGAATTATCAATAATCTTGATTACATTCAAAATTTAGGAGCAACATCAGTATGGCTAACTCCGGTTACTGAAGATAACGAAAAAGTGTATTCTTACCACGGATATGCACAGACGGATCTTTATAAAATTGACGGTCGTTATGGGACCAATGAAGAATACCGTGAACTATCCCGTGAGTTGAACAAAAGAAAAATGAAATTGGTTTTAGATTATGTGACCAATCATTGGGGAATTTCACACTGGATGATCAAGGATCTACCTACGAAAGACTGGATCCATTGGTTTGATGAAGGAGAAAAAGGTTTCTATCGTTCTAATTATAAAACAACAACTCAGTTTGATACAAACGCTTCTGAAATTGATAAAAAATATGCTTTAGACGGGTGGTTTGATAAAACAATGCCGGATATCAATCAAAAAAATCCCCTGGTTCTTAAATATTTAATCCAAAATGCAATCTGGTGGATCGAGTATGCTGAATTAGGAGGCTTTCGTGTGGATACCTATCCTTATAATGATAAAGAAGCAATGGCGAAATGGGCGAAAGCAATTACTGATGAATATCCGAAATTTAATATCGTTGGAGAAACCTGGCTCTATACTGCTGGTCAGATTTCAGCATGGCAAAAAGATTCAAAAACTGGAGAGGCGGCTCACTATAATTCTAATTTACCCTCTGTAATGGATTTCATGTTGTATGGTGATTTACCCAAAGCATTTAATGAAAAAGAAAGCTGGGATAGTGGATTGATTAAATTGTATAATGTATTCACCAGTGACTTCCTTTATCCGGATATCAATAATGTGATGGTCTTCTTTGAAAACCATGATACCGAAAGATGGAACGAAATTTTTAATGCCAATCCGGAAGCTTATAAAATGGGATTAACTGTAATTTCTACAGTGCGTGGAATTCCGCAGATCTACTATGGGTCGGAGATAGGGATGAGAGGGAATAAAGAGAAAGGTGGTGATGCAGATATCAGAAGAGACTTTCCGGGAGGTTGGAGATCGGATCAACAAAATGCTTTCAATCCTTCAGCCCAAACTGAAAAACAGAAAGAATTCTATGAATTTACCCAAAAGTTATTGAACTGGAGAAAAGGAAAAGAAGTCATTCACACAGGAAAAACTAAAAATTATATTCCTCAAAACAATGTTTTCGTATATTTCAGATATAATGAAAAAGAAAGTGTGATGGTCGTTTTGAACAACAATGAAAAAGAACAGATATTAGATTTAAAACGTTTTGCTGAATCTTTGAATCATGTCCAAAAAGGAAAGGATATCATCTCGGGAAAAGAATTTTCATTACAAAGTACCATGAGCATACCCGCAAAAGCTTCATTAATTATTGAATTACAAAAATAG
- a CDS encoding glycoside hydrolase family 97 protein encodes MKKITVGALLFSMMFAGVNAQTLKSPDGKFEMDFQLKQGVPYYNLKYNGAIVVEDSKLGLRLFKDSAIKFASEIAKAEDAKFDLNNGFTKTDEKRDSKNETWQPILGEKKNYINNYNELAVTLNQASSDRSIVVKFRLFNDGLGFRYEFPQQKNLNYFVIREEDSEIDFPTDMKAWWIVADYDSQEYQYQETKISEIPGRWDKAFDANASQSLVKNAVQSPLMLKKEGKNPLYVNVAEAAVLDYPASHLEVDAQNFKFKTHLTADRQGAKGYIQTPSVTPWRTIIVSPKAEEVMDSKMIFNLNEPTKYKDTSYIHPTKYMGVWWEMIIGKSQWAYSTAENVHLDKTDFTKLTPNGKHAANNTKVKEYIDFAAENGFKGLLIEGWNIGWEDWFGHSKEFVFDFITPYPDFDIKMLNEYAHSKGIKLIMHHETSGSATNYERWSDKAFQLMNKYGYDAVKTGYVGDIIPRGEHHYSQWTINHFYRIAEKANEYKIMVNSHESVRPTGESRTYPNYISAEAARGTEYEAFGGNNADHQTILPFTRWMGGSMDYTPGIFQTKLDYYFPGDKRFVKTTLVKQLALYVTMYMPLQMAADLPENYKKHMDAFQFIKDVAADWDDTKILAAEPGDYVITARKAKGTENWFVGGITDENKREYTVDFSFLDKGQKYEATVYEDGKDADYIDNPQSYNIYKKQITSKSKINFKMVRSGGFAISIKPIK; translated from the coding sequence ATGAAGAAAATTACAGTTGGAGCTTTATTGTTCTCAATGATGTTTGCGGGCGTTAATGCACAAACTTTAAAATCACCCGACGGAAAGTTCGAAATGGACTTTCAGTTAAAGCAGGGAGTACCTTATTATAATTTAAAATATAATGGGGCTATAGTTGTTGAAGATTCTAAATTAGGATTGAGATTATTTAAAGACTCAGCTATCAAGTTTGCCTCAGAAATTGCTAAGGCAGAAGATGCAAAATTTGACCTTAATAACGGTTTTACAAAAACAGATGAGAAAAGGGATTCTAAAAATGAAACCTGGCAGCCGATACTTGGTGAAAAGAAAAATTACATCAATAACTATAATGAATTAGCGGTTACCCTTAACCAGGCTTCTTCAGACAGAAGTATCGTTGTGAAATTCAGATTGTTTAATGATGGACTAGGATTCAGATACGAATTTCCACAGCAAAAAAATCTTAATTATTTTGTGATCAGAGAGGAAGATTCTGAAATCGATTTTCCTACTGATATGAAAGCTTGGTGGATTGTGGCCGATTATGATTCTCAGGAATATCAGTATCAGGAAACAAAGATTTCTGAAATTCCAGGCAGATGGGATAAGGCTTTTGATGCAAATGCTTCTCAGTCATTGGTTAAAAATGCAGTTCAGTCTCCATTAATGCTTAAAAAAGAAGGAAAAAATCCTTTGTATGTTAATGTTGCAGAAGCAGCTGTTTTAGATTATCCAGCTTCACATTTAGAAGTGGATGCTCAGAATTTCAAATTCAAAACACACCTTACTGCAGACAGACAGGGAGCAAAAGGATATATTCAGACTCCTTCGGTTACACCATGGAGAACGATCATTGTTTCTCCAAAAGCAGAAGAGGTAATGGATTCAAAGATGATCTTTAATCTTAATGAACCGACAAAATATAAAGATACTTCATACATTCATCCTACAAAATACATGGGTGTATGGTGGGAAATGATCATCGGAAAATCTCAATGGGCTTATTCTACTGCAGAAAATGTTCATTTAGACAAAACTGATTTTACAAAGCTGACTCCAAATGGAAAACACGCTGCGAACAATACAAAAGTTAAAGAATATATTGATTTTGCTGCAGAAAATGGATTTAAGGGACTTTTAATTGAAGGTTGGAACATCGGCTGGGAAGACTGGTTCGGACATTCAAAAGAATTTGTCTTTGATTTCATCACTCCTTATCCGGATTTTGACATCAAGATGCTAAATGAATATGCTCATTCCAAAGGAATTAAACTGATCATGCACCACGAAACCTCAGGTTCTGCAACGAATTATGAAAGATGGTCCGACAAAGCATTCCAATTAATGAATAAATATGGATATGATGCTGTAAAAACGGGTTATGTTGGTGATATTATTCCAAGAGGGGAACACCATTATTCCCAGTGGACGATCAATCATTTCTACAGGATTGCTGAGAAAGCGAATGAATATAAGATCATGGTCAATTCTCACGAATCTGTACGTCCAACAGGAGAAAGCCGTACGTATCCAAACTATATTTCTGCAGAAGCAGCTCGTGGAACTGAATATGAAGCATTTGGAGGAAATAATGCAGATCATCAGACTATTTTACCATTTACAAGATGGATGGGAGGTTCAATGGATTATACTCCGGGAATTTTCCAAACCAAATTAGATTATTATTTCCCTGGTGATAAACGTTTTGTAAAAACGACTTTAGTAAAGCAATTGGCATTGTATGTAACGATGTATATGCCACTTCAGATGGCTGCTGATTTACCCGAGAATTATAAGAAGCATATGGATGCATTCCAATTCATTAAAGATGTAGCTGCTGACTGGGACGATACTAAGATCTTAGCTGCTGAACCTGGAGATTATGTAATCACAGCAAGAAAGGCTAAAGGAACTGAAAATTGGTTCGTAGGAGGAATCACCGATGAAAATAAACGTGAATACACGGTAGATTTTTCCTTCTTAGATAAAGGTCAGAAATATGAAGCGACAGTATATGAAGATGGAAAAGATGCTGATTATATAGACAACCCACAAAGCTATAACATCTACAAAAAGCAGATCACAAGCAAGTCTAAGATCAATTTCAAAATGGTAAGAAGCGGAGGTTTTGCAATCTCTATCAAGCCCATAAAATAA